A section of the Mus pahari unplaced genomic scaffold, PAHARI_EIJ_v1.1 scaffold_14614_1, whole genome shotgun sequence genome encodes:
- the LOC110315093 gene encoding LOW QUALITY PROTEIN: vomeronasal type-2 receptor 116-like (The sequence of the model RefSeq protein was modified relative to this genomic sequence to represent the inferred CDS: inserted 1 base in 1 codon), giving the protein ISACLTFSQMPSSVCSTDCGPGFRRLWKEGMAACCFVCSPCPENEISNETNVDQCMNCPEYQYANTEHNACIQKGVIFLSYGDPLGMGLALIAFCFSTFTAVVLWVFVKHHDTPIVKANNRILSYLLFMSLMFCFLCSFFFIGHPNRATCILQQITFGIVFTVAVSTVLAXTITVVLAFKVIEPGRWLRNFMVSGAPNFIIPICSLLQCTLCAIWLAVSPPFVDIDEHYENGHITIVCNKGSVTAFYCVLGYLACLALGSFTVAFLAKNLPDIFNEAKFLTFSMLVFCSVWVTFLPVYHSTKGKVMVAVEIFSIMASSSGILGCIFAPKIYIILVRPDRNSIQRVRDKSYI; this is encoded by the exons TATCAGTGCATGTCTAACTTTTTCTCAGATGCCATCCTCTGTGTGCAGTACAGATTGTGGTCCTGGATTCAGAAGATTGTGGAAGGAGGGAATGGCAGCCTGCTGTTTTGTTTGCAGCCCATGccctgaaaatgaaatttctaatgaGACAA ATGTGGATCAGTGTATGAATTGTCCAGAATACCAATATGCCAACACAGAACACAATGCATGCATACAGAAAGGTGTGATCTTTCTAAGCTATGGAGACCCCTTGGGAATGGGTCTTGCATTAATAGCCTTCTGTTTCTCTACATTCACAGCTGTGGTACTTTGGGTCTTTGTGAAGCACCATGACACTCCTATTGTGAAGGCCAATAACAGAATCCTCAGCTACCTATTATTCATGTCACTcatgttctgctttctctgttccttcttcttcattGGTCATCCTAACAGAGCAACATGTATCTTACAGCAAATCACATTTGGAATAGTATTCACGGTGGCTGTTTCCACAGTTCTGG AAACAATCACTGtggttctggctttcaaagtcatAGAACCTGGAAGATGGTTGAGGAACTTCATGGTGTCAGGTGCACCCAACTTCATTATTCCCATATGTTCCTTATTACAATGTACTCTGTGTGCAATCTGGctagcagtttctcctccctttgtTGACATTGATGAACACTATGAGAATGGCCACATCACCATTGTGTGCAACAAGGGCTCAGTTACTGCATTCTATTGTGTCTTGGGATACTTGGCCTGCCTGGCCCTTGGAAGCTTCACTGTGGCTTTCTTGGCCAAGAATCTGCCTGACATATTCAACGAAGCCAAGTTCTTGACCTTCAGCATGCTAGTATTCTGCAGTGTCTGGGTCACCTTCCTTCCTGTGTACCATAGTACCAAGGGCAAGGTCATGGTGGCTGTGGAGATCTTCTCCATCATGGCATCCAGTTCAGGGATACTTGGATGCATCTTTGCACCCAAGATCTACATCATCTTAGTAAGACCAGACAGAAATTCTATCCAAAGGGTCAGGGACAAATCATATATCTGA